The sequence CATCACCACGTTGGCCGTACCGGTCACCGAGGCTTCCTCCAGCAGCATGAAGCAGCCCTTCAGGCCAGGGCTTTCAATGTTGTAAAAACAACGTTCGTTATCGAAATGAAAATTGGCGCCCAGTTTCTCGAGCCCTATGAAGTGGGTGTCGAGGCGTCGGCGTCCAATCTTGTCGCCCCCGGGTTTGGGGATGCTGGCCCGGCCAAAACGCGCCAGCAGCGGGCCCACGATCATCACCGAACCCCGCAGCTGGGTGGCCTTCTTCTGAAAATCAATGGTGTAAAGAAAGTCCAGGTCAATTTCATCGGCCTGAAACGACCAGCTGCCTTCACCCAGGCGCTTGACCTTCACCCCGAAGTCAGCCAGCAGCTCGATGAGCTTGTTGACATCCCTGATTTCAGGAATGTTCTCAATGACTACTTCTTCTGGGGTGAGCAGGGTGGCGCAAAGGATTTGCAGCGCTTCGTTCTTGGCGCCCTGTGGAATGATTTCGCCCTTTAATTGTTTGCCACCGTGAATTTCAAATGAAGCCATCGTTAATGGGGTTTTAATGGTCACTGATCAATATTGCGGGGGTGGCGGTTCGTGAACCGGGGTTTTTTTTCCTGTGCAAAGCCACCCCTCCAATTGACATAGCTGCCAAAAATAAGGATTCTTCTGCAGGCGATGAATCTTTCGCCCTGCTTTTCCCCGGAAAATGCTTAATTCTTTTTGCCCCGGTAGGGGTAGGGCTTGCCCGGCCCTGGTTTTCCCTGGTACTTTTTCTTCTTTACCTTGTTGACAGGAGGGGGTTCGGGGGGCTGCGCCAGCTTCACGTTTTCGTCCAGCGTCAGTTTTCCCTTAGAAAGCTGCTGCAGGTGGGCTGCGATCTCTTCATCACTTACGGCATCGCGGTTCCAGGTCAGGTAAGATTTCTTCAGGTGGTTGGCGATCATTTTTACCAGGGCGCTTTTCTCGGCCCCGTCTTCCAGTTCACAGGCTTTTTCAATGATCTTTTCAATATGTCTGCCGTAATGCTTATA is a genomic window of Bacteroides sp. containing:
- a CDS encoding UDP-N-acetylglucosamine 1-carboxyvinyltransferase, which encodes MASFEIHGGKQLKGEIIPQGAKNEALQILCATLLTPEEVVIENIPEIRDVNKLIELLADFGVKVKRLGEGSWSFQADEIDLDFLYTIDFQKKATQLRGSVMIVGPLLARFGRASIPKPGGDKIGRRRLDTHFIGLEKLGANFHFDNERCFYNIESPGLKGCFMLLEEASVTGTANVVM
- a CDS encoding DUF4290 domain-containing protein — translated: MEYNSQRSKMSISEYGRNIQKMIEQIMSIEDRVERNHQARAIINVMGQLNPHLRDVNDFKHKLWDHLFIMSDFKLDVDSPYPIPSAQSLARKPERLGYASNHITYKHYGRHIEKIIEKACELEDGAEKSALVKMIANHLKKSYLTWNRDAVSDEEIAAHLQQLSKGKLTLDENVKLAQPPEPPPVNKVKKKKYQGKPGPGKPYPYRGKKN